One Pseudomonadota bacterium genomic region harbors:
- a CDS encoding PEP-CTERM sorting domain-containing protein, whose product MKKITAVLCSLILAVCIAQNASALTADSGWEEFYFGNIGDHWTLNNTGFGDQVWFDFTLDSAAILTVTDAFDSGDQFDVFDGLTGLGLTSVPVIGGFIGDDYDAASANASWSTGSWMLAAGTYSITGYSAVSPFGGGRGALRLDSASVPEPATMLLFGTCLAGLAGMRIRGKRK is encoded by the coding sequence ATGAAAAAAATTACAGCAGTTTTATGTTCCCTGATACTGGCGGTATGTATTGCTCAGAATGCCAGCGCATTGACAGCAGATTCTGGATGGGAGGAGTTCTATTTTGGTAATATCGGGGATCATTGGACACTGAATAATACGGGATTTGGAGACCAGGTATGGTTTGATTTCACACTTGATAGTGCGGCGATTTTGACAGTTACTGATGCATTTGATTCTGGTGACCAATTTGATGTTTTTGATGGTCTTACTGGTTTGGGTTTGACTTCAGTACCAGTTATAGGCGGCTTTATTGGCGATGATTATGATGCAGCATCAGCTAACGCCAGCTGGAGTACAGGATCGTGGATGCTTGCGGCTGGGACATACAGCATTACCGGATATTCCGCAGTTAGTCCATTTGGTGGCGGACGCGGAGCGCTCAGGCTTGATTCCGCTTCAGTTCCTGAACCAGCCACCATGCTTCTTTTCGGAACCTGTCTGGCAGGACTTGCTGGTATGAGAATCCGTGGTAAGAGAAAATAA